AAGCACTTGAAAGAGTTTACATTGAGTGCCCTAAACCTAGCTCCTTGAGGAGGCAGCAGTTGATTAGAGACTGCCCCATTCTTGCAAACATAGAGCCCAAGCAAATCAAAGTTTGGTTCCAGAACCGCAGGTGATTCAGGTCTTCCACCCCCTTTTTTTGTTTAACTTTGATTTTTGATGTGTTTAGGATAGGGATTACGGTGTTATGTTATGGTCAAAagtgtatgaatgaatgaatggatggGTGGATGTATGAGATTTTATTGGTGGGTTGTCAGGTTTGGTAATTGATATGGTTTTGATATTGTTGGGGGTGTGTTTGAAATTGAATTACTATGCAGGTGTAGAGAGAAGCAGAGGAAAGAGGCTTCACGGCTTCAGACCGTGAACCGCAAGCTCACGGCGATGAATAAACTGTTAATGGAGGAAAATGATCGATTACAGAAGCAGGTGTCGCAGCTGGTGTGTGAGAATGGGTATATGAAGCAGCAGTTGCATACTGTAAGTCTATCAGCATCGGTTTTTTCGTTGAATATATCGTCGTTAATTGTCATGGTTGGGGAGTTATTTTGATTTCAGCTGGTGTATGATTTGGTTGCTTTGACTAAAATTGAAGTGTTTGATGTTATTGTTACAGCTTCAGCCATCAGCAGCAACCACTGATGCAAGCTGTGATCCAGTGGTTTCGAGTTCGACTACTCAGCAATCTATGAGAGATGCTAATAGTCCCGCAGGGTATGACTCTTGAAGTATAAGAAATGGCTTTTATTCTATTTTAGTTGTGATTCTTTCTCTGATTCATTTTCTTATGTGATCCTTGCAGATTCCTATCAATTGCAGAGGAGACCTTGGCAGAGTTCCTTTCAAAGGCTACAGGAACTGCTGTTGATTGGGTTCAGATGCCTGGGATGAAGGTGTTCTTTCTATATAAGAAACGATTAGTGGCCATGCTTCTAGTagattattttgtttgtttttataacCATGGCACTCTGCTGATTTGAGTTGAAGGCTGAATTTCATCCATTAAATTCCTTTATTAATGGTACTTCCGAAATTCTTTTTGTCAGCCTGGTCCGGATTCGGTTGGGATCTTTGCTATTTCGCAAAGTTGCAGTGGGGTGGCAGCTCGAGCCTGTGGTCTTGTCAGTCTCGAACCTACAAAGGTAAATCTGAATGAAAGATGCAGTTAACACTTTTCTGAGTTCTTTAAGTTTGGATTTTGAATGGCTAAATGCCTTAATGCCATAATTTTCAATAGATTGCAGAGATCCTAAAAGACCGCCCCTCTTGGTTTCGGGATTGCCGGAGCCTAGAGGTTTTCACAATGTTTCCCGCTGGaaatggaggcacaattgaactTGTTTACACCCAGGTGAgaaatcaaaattgaaatgtaaCATCCCTTAGTTCTCTTTTGTTTGATCCTTGCAAGTAAACACGAAATTTGCTGCAGACATATGCTCCTACCACACTGGCTCCTGCCCGGGATTTCTGGACTATTAGATACACTACAACTCTGGAAAATGGCAGTCTTGTGGTAAGTGTGTTTGTATTCCATGTTGTCTCAAAATCTTTaaacatttcttttcttttcattgaAAGGCAGTTGTTTAATATAATTTGCACTCTTGTGAAGGTTTGTGAGAGGTCACTATCTGGTTCTGGGACTGGGCCTAATGCAGCTGCTGCTGCCCAGTTTGTGAGGGCTGAAATGCGGCCTAGTGGCTACTTGATTCGACCATGTGAAGGTGGAGGATCAATCATTCACATTGTAGACCACCTAAACCTTGAGGTTTGACTTCTTATCAAGTTTATATATGCTACCtttctttttattatatatttattgaatTGCTTAGAATTTTCTTCTAGGCATGGAGTGTGCCAGAAGTGCTGCGACCACTATATGAATCATCAAAAGTGGTAGCTCAGAAAATGACAATTGCGGTAAGTTCACTCGATAATTCAGGGTTACACTGCTAACTGTGTTGGCTGTTGTGGACATTGTGAACAACATTTGAAATTTGAACTGCTGTGTTAAAAAAAAAGGTCTTTTGAGTACTCATCACCATATCTAGTCTTCGTCTTTCCTAATAATCTAACATTCTTCTTGTCAATTTCAACAAGTACATGACTGGTTTTTTAGACCTGTCTTCATTTCATCTTATACCCCGCTGCCATGCTTTCTAAGACAGCTATTGATTCAAAGGGGTTTTGTGATAGGCGCTACGTTATATCAGGCAAATAGCCCAAGAAACAAGCGGTGAAGTGGTTTATGGCCTGGGTAGGCAACCTGCCGTTCTGAGAACTTTCAGTCAAAGGTTGAGCAGGTACAACATATAGAATTTCTTTCCTTGAAAACTATTTCAGCCTGCTGTTGTAAAATGATTTATTATATGCCTGAAACTGAGACATACACTTGCAGAGGTTTCAATGATGCTGTCAATGGTTTCAATGACGATGGCTGGTCTGTACTGAACTGTGATGGTGCCGAGGATGTAATTATTGCAGTTAGTTCAACCAAGAACTTTAGTGGAACTTCTAATCCAGCAAGTTCCCTTACATTCCTTGGAGGAATTCTGTGTGCAAAAGCTTCTATGTTACTCCAAGTGAGTGTCCAAAACCCATTGTTGTGAGGAAAAAAAAAACTCTCTTTGAAGTGTTATATGACAAGCTTCTGATTGTCTTGCAGAACATCCCTCCTGCAGTTTTGGTTCGTTTCCTGAGGGAACATCGCTCGGAGTGGGCTGATTTTAATGTCGATGCCTATTCTGCTGCATCACTGAAATCTGGCTCATATGCCTATCCAGGAATGAGGCCTACAAGATTCACTGGCAATCAAACAATCATGTCCCTTGGACATACAATTGAACATCAAGAGGTACAACTGCATTCCCTTTTCCAAGGCACTAAGCCATATGTGTAAATTTGTTTGCATCCTGTTCTGGGATCCATTAGAGACTGGTCTGTGTGACCTTGAACTTTGGTGTTTTTAGATGGTCTGTTATGCTATTCAATAGTAATGTCAACGTTTTGCTGACAAATCACACTAAACCACTTGCTGTTTCAAGCCTGGTCCCTGCTAATGTTGTGTTAACTTTACAGATGCTGGAAGTTATCCGTCTTGAAGGACACTCTCTTGCTCAAGAAGATGCATTTGCCTCTAGGGACGTTCATCTCTTGCAGGTGCTGCCTCTGGCTAGTTGAAATATGAGTTGTCTGTATCATCTGCAGTtcacttttttcttattttttcttccttttttttaatataattttaaatagtATTGCGGTTTATTCATGCAGAAATGTAATAAGTAGACTGGTCCTATATAACCATTTTGTTTTCTTTGGACAGTTATGTAGTGGAATTGACGAGAATGCCGTGGGGGCTTGTTCTGAGCTCATATTTGCTCCTATTGATGAAATGTTCCCAGATGATGCTCCATTGTTGCCTTCCGGTTTCCGCATTATCCCGTTGGATTCAAAACCAGTTGAGTTCTGTTTATATTTGGTCCTTTTTAGTGTTAAATCTCTTGATATTGCATTTGAATAGAGAAAAAAGTACTGTGCAAGTTAGAAAGGAGCTACTGATACTGATGTGCGTGTATGACACACTATAATCATGTTGATATTATTGTTTTccagggtgataaaaaggattcAATGACAGGAAGTCAAACCCTGGATTTGACATCTGGTTTTGAAGTTGGCCCAACAACAAATGGTGCACGCGATGCGGTATCATGTCATAGTGCTCGGTCGGTGTTGACTATTGCCTTCCAGTTTCCTTTTGACAGTAGTCTGCAGGATAATGTTGCTGTCATGGCACGCCAGTACATCCGTAGTGTGATTTCCTCTGTGCAGAGGGTTGCCATGGCGATTTCTCCATCTGGTATAAACCCGGCAATTGGCTCAAAACTCTCTCCTGGTTCTCCAGAGGCTCTTACACTAGCCAACTGGATCTGCTGCAGTTATAGGCAAGTCTGCATCTGTCGTATTGTGTTCAAGCTTTATTGTTGAATATTCTTTCTTGAAAAGTATCTAATGCTGCACTTcacttttttgttcttttttcttctaAAAACAGTTATTATTTGGGGGCAGAGTTGCTGAGATCTGATTCTCTCATTGGCGAGTCAGTGCTTAAACATTTGTGGCAACATCAGGATGCCATTTTGTGCTGTTCTTTGAAGGTATGGCAGATGTTTTGTTCATAGTAGAGTTCATCATTTCCATGAAAGCCTTTAATTTAAGATACATATGATTCTCTGTCTGGATCGTAGTCGGTGCCGGTGTTCATCTTTGCAAACCAGGCCGGCCTTGACATGTTGGAAACAACTTTGGTGGCTTTACAAGACATCACATTGGATAAAATATTTGATGAGTCTGGACGCAAGGCATTGTTTGCAGATTTTGCCAAGTTAATGCAGCAGGTAAATTtccacaagaaaacataaaacacattcccatcttctcaattTTGTTATTTAGTTTTTAGATTACAACTTTCACATTTTCTTTATGCAACAACCTTAAATGCTTTTTCATTTACTATACCTTCAGGGGTTTGCATATCTGCCGGCCGGAATCTGCATGTCAACGATGGGGCGACACGTATCGTTCGAGCAGGCCATTGCATGGAAAGTACTTGCAGAAGAAGATAACAGTGTTCATTGCTTAGCTTTCTCTTTCGTGAATTGGTCATTTGTATGAAAATCCAATTCCAGTATTTAAAGGCCAAACTTTTTCCCACTTCAATATGTATGAACAAAGGAAAAAAGGGCCAATTTTTTTAGGGAAAAGGGAATTTATTTTCGCTGTAGGATTAGATTTGCATCTTATTCAGTTattctatttcattttatttccTATTTCAGTTCagagacccaaaaaaaaaaaaaaacagaaaaaatcagCTAAAAAGTTTTGTAAATTTTTGTTAGTGCTAGAAAGATGTGATGTGGTCACATATTGGTAGACATGGAGCACCTTGTTTCTTTTTGCTGCAATATCAAACTATTTAAAGACCAGAACACATGTCAAATGTCGAGAACCTCTGTTACATGTTTATTAAGAAAACTTTATAAACAAAATGTTATCATACAATGCATCCCAATcaaccgaaaacaacaacaataatggtgatCTTAATGGCGAGATTGGTGAGCATATTGTTTTTTGTTGGGTAAAACAAAAGCAACAAATGCAATGTATGAGATAAAAATTTTGTTTGAAGTTCCGAACTTTTTATTTGGTTAGATATATTAATTTTGGTAATAAGTTAGACAAGTTAGTTTtacagatttaattttttttaaaacttttgaattAGTTTTTTTCTATATAGACGAATAATTTGAGTATTATTTATCAAATA
The DNA window shown above is from Arachis ipaensis cultivar K30076 chromosome B08, Araip1.1, whole genome shotgun sequence and carries:
- the LOC107613143 gene encoding homeobox-leucine zipper protein REVOLUTA isoform X1, producing MAMAVAQHHHRESSIDKHLDSSGKYVRYTAEQVEALERVYIECPKPSSLRRQQLIRDCPILANIEPKQIKVWFQNRRCREKQRKEASRLQTVNRKLTAMNKLLMEENDRLQKQVSQLVCENGYMKQQLHTLQPSAATTDASCDPVVSSSTTQQSMRDANSPAGFLSIAEETLAEFLSKATGTAVDWVQMPGMKPGPDSVGIFAISQSCSGVAARACGLVSLEPTKIAEILKDRPSWFRDCRSLEVFTMFPAGNGGTIELVYTQTYAPTTLAPARDFWTIRYTTTLENGSLVVCERSLSGSGTGPNAAAAAQFVRAEMRPSGYLIRPCEGGGSIIHIVDHLNLEAWSVPEVLRPLYESSKVVAQKMTIAALRYIRQIAQETSGEVVYGLGRQPAVLRTFSQRLSRGFNDAVNGFNDDGWSVLNCDGAEDVIIAVSSTKNFSGTSNPASSLTFLGGILCAKASMLLQNIPPAVLVRFLREHRSEWADFNVDAYSAASLKSGSYAYPGMRPTRFTGNQTIMSLGHTIEHQEMLEVIRLEGHSLAQEDAFASRDVHLLQLCSGIDENAVGACSELIFAPIDEMFPDDAPLLPSGFRIIPLDSKPGDKKDSMTGSQTLDLTSGFEVGPTTNGARDAVSCHSARSVLTIAFQFPFDSSLQDNVAVMARQYIRSVISSVQRVAMAISPSGINPAIGSKLSPGSPEALTLANWICCSYSYYLGAELLRSDSLIGESVLKHLWQHQDAILCCSLKSVPVFIFANQAGLDMLETTLVALQDITLDKIFDESGRKALFADFAKLMQQGFAYLPAGICMSTMGRHVSFEQAIAWKVLAEEDNSVHCLAFSFVNWSFV
- the LOC107613143 gene encoding homeobox-leucine zipper protein REVOLUTA isoform X2; the encoded protein is MNKLLMEENDRLQKQVSQLVCENGYMKQQLHTLQPSAATTDASCDPVVSSSTTQQSMRDANSPAGFLSIAEETLAEFLSKATGTAVDWVQMPGMKPGPDSVGIFAISQSCSGVAARACGLVSLEPTKIAEILKDRPSWFRDCRSLEVFTMFPAGNGGTIELVYTQTYAPTTLAPARDFWTIRYTTTLENGSLVVCERSLSGSGTGPNAAAAAQFVRAEMRPSGYLIRPCEGGGSIIHIVDHLNLEAWSVPEVLRPLYESSKVVAQKMTIAALRYIRQIAQETSGEVVYGLGRQPAVLRTFSQRLSRGFNDAVNGFNDDGWSVLNCDGAEDVIIAVSSTKNFSGTSNPASSLTFLGGILCAKASMLLQNIPPAVLVRFLREHRSEWADFNVDAYSAASLKSGSYAYPGMRPTRFTGNQTIMSLGHTIEHQEMLEVIRLEGHSLAQEDAFASRDVHLLQLCSGIDENAVGACSELIFAPIDEMFPDDAPLLPSGFRIIPLDSKPGDKKDSMTGSQTLDLTSGFEVGPTTNGARDAVSCHSARSVLTIAFQFPFDSSLQDNVAVMARQYIRSVISSVQRVAMAISPSGINPAIGSKLSPGSPEALTLANWICCSYSYYLGAELLRSDSLIGESVLKHLWQHQDAILCCSLKSVPVFIFANQAGLDMLETTLVALQDITLDKIFDESGRKALFADFAKLMQQGFAYLPAGICMSTMGRHVSFEQAIAWKVLAEEDNSVHCLAFSFVNWSFV